A single genomic interval of Terriglobus albidus harbors:
- the mdlC gene encoding benzoylformate decarboxylase: MNDQTTLTVYQATYDLLRKLGLTTIFGNPGSTEQPFLKNFPSDFEYILGLQEASAVAMADGFAQATKRPALLNLHTSAGTGHGMGNIMTAYQNKTPLIITAGQQAREMVLCDPYLTNRDETTLPRPWVKWAYQPVRAQDVPGALMRAYAVALQPPAGPVYVSIPLTDWDQPALGEAVVRTVSSRYAPDPDRIALFADRIRKSQNPVLIYGPEIERSGGWHAGIKFAERLNAPVYLAPLADRASFPQTHPQFRGMVPIAIGPLSKKLAGHDLIIVVGAQVFRYYPYIAGDYLPKGTDLLQITNDPYDAAAAIVGDSLLADASLALEALADAIPEVTLRSVSSRADIERTLPAKPHNPLTALEAFTALGDVRPANAILVNETASNFADLLQNWPIVEPESYYTFASGGLGWGAPAAVGIAIAQKKQGTGRPVIAAIGDGALQYSVQSLYTAAQQKLKLIFVVPCNDEYAILKNFAVLENTPNVPALDLPGLDIVATANAFGCIGVAANTAEEIKQAFTTALDADGPTVIAIRIARQMRSLVPDAD; the protein is encoded by the coding sequence ATGAACGACCAAACCACGTTGACTGTATACCAGGCGACCTATGATCTATTACGTAAACTTGGCCTGACTACCATCTTTGGAAATCCCGGCTCCACGGAACAGCCATTTCTAAAAAATTTCCCTTCCGACTTCGAATACATCCTCGGTCTACAGGAAGCGTCTGCTGTGGCAATGGCCGATGGATTCGCCCAGGCAACCAAGAGACCCGCCCTCCTTAATCTGCATACTTCTGCAGGTACCGGCCATGGAATGGGCAACATCATGACGGCCTATCAAAACAAGACGCCGCTGATCATCACCGCCGGTCAGCAAGCTCGCGAGATGGTTCTCTGCGACCCATACCTGACAAATCGCGATGAGACAACATTGCCCCGTCCATGGGTGAAATGGGCCTATCAGCCAGTAAGAGCACAGGACGTTCCGGGTGCACTCATGAGGGCGTATGCGGTTGCCTTGCAGCCTCCAGCAGGTCCTGTATATGTATCAATTCCTCTTACCGACTGGGATCAACCGGCGTTAGGTGAAGCAGTCGTTCGAACCGTGAGCTCTCGCTACGCGCCGGATCCAGACCGCATTGCATTGTTTGCAGATCGGATCAGGAAGAGTCAGAACCCGGTGCTGATCTACGGTCCGGAGATTGAGCGGAGTGGAGGCTGGCATGCCGGAATCAAGTTCGCGGAACGCCTAAACGCGCCAGTCTATCTTGCGCCGCTCGCCGATCGAGCATCGTTCCCCCAGACACATCCTCAGTTCAGGGGAATGGTGCCGATCGCGATCGGACCTCTAAGCAAGAAGCTTGCCGGCCACGATCTCATCATCGTAGTCGGAGCCCAGGTCTTCCGTTACTATCCGTACATTGCAGGAGATTACCTTCCAAAGGGAACGGATCTGCTCCAGATCACGAACGATCCTTATGATGCTGCCGCTGCCATTGTTGGGGATAGCCTTTTAGCTGACGCAAGCCTCGCACTGGAAGCATTGGCCGATGCCATTCCGGAAGTGACCTTGCGCTCCGTTTCGTCTCGTGCCGATATTGAGCGTACCCTGCCGGCAAAACCACACAATCCGTTGACCGCCCTCGAGGCATTTACGGCTCTAGGCGACGTCCGGCCTGCGAACGCAATCCTGGTAAATGAAACCGCATCAAACTTCGCTGATCTGTTACAGAATTGGCCGATTGTAGAACCGGAATCTTATTACACCTTTGCCAGTGGCGGACTGGGCTGGGGCGCCCCCGCCGCTGTCGGAATTGCGATTGCGCAAAAGAAGCAAGGAACCGGTCGACCAGTGATCGCCGCAATCGGAGATGGAGCCCTTCAGTATTCGGTACAAAGTCTTTACACCGCAGCCCAACAAAAACTGAAGCTTATCTTCGTGGTTCCATGTAATGACGAGTATGCGATTCTCAAGAACTTCGCGGTACTTGAGAATACACCAAATGTTCCGGCCCTTGATCTTCCCGGGCTCGACATCGTGGCCACCGCAAATGCATTCGGTTGCATTGGTGTAGCCGCCAATACGGCAGAGGAGATCAAGCAGGCATTCACAACTGCTCTTGACGCGGACGGTCCGACGGTCATCGCTATTCGAATTGCACGACAGATGCGTTCGCTGGTACCAGATGCTGACTAG
- a CDS encoding NAD-dependent succinate-semialdehyde dehydrogenase yields MAYRSVNPATGEVLKTFNEHTDEEMLTALATAEAAFQRWAARPFSERAHIIGQAAKLLLEKKEELARLATLEMGKRLIESRGEVELSAAILQYFADHAETFLKPKQLNSTMGDAHLEFSPLGVLLSIQPWNYPYYQLARFVGPHLMSGNVMLLKHAPGVPQCAVAFERVLQDAGLPKGVYTNLFLSNDQAGSLIDDPRIKGIALTGSERAGEALAARAGKNLKKSTMELGGSDAFIVLDDADLEHTVEMAILGRFGNNGQTCIGAKRFIVVESMLDKFLPRFVEAAKALKLGDPLDENVTLGPLSSDSALQLILRQINEATSHGATILLGGNRAGNVGAFLEPTVLTDLSPDNPAYKQEFFGPVALIFPVKDEDEAIAVANDSPFGLGGSVYTTDIERGKRVASRIETGMVFINYPDVSWPDLPFGGIKRSGYGKELSNLGLEEFVNKKLVLVPSVPTGAH; encoded by the coding sequence GTGGCATATCGTAGCGTCAATCCAGCGACCGGAGAAGTACTCAAGACATTCAACGAGCATACTGACGAAGAGATGCTAACGGCATTGGCAACTGCGGAAGCCGCATTTCAGCGTTGGGCAGCAAGGCCATTCAGTGAGCGCGCTCACATCATCGGCCAGGCGGCCAAGCTTCTGTTGGAAAAGAAGGAAGAGCTCGCTCGTCTCGCGACGCTCGAGATGGGCAAGCGGCTCATCGAGAGCCGAGGCGAAGTCGAACTGAGCGCTGCTATCCTGCAGTATTTTGCTGACCATGCGGAGACCTTTCTCAAGCCGAAGCAACTGAACTCAACGATGGGTGATGCTCATTTGGAATTCTCCCCTCTTGGTGTTCTATTGAGCATTCAGCCCTGGAATTATCCCTACTACCAGCTTGCCCGCTTTGTTGGTCCTCACTTGATGTCGGGAAATGTCATGCTTCTCAAGCATGCTCCTGGCGTTCCCCAGTGCGCAGTCGCGTTCGAGCGGGTTCTGCAAGACGCGGGGCTTCCGAAGGGCGTTTATACCAACCTGTTCTTGAGCAATGACCAGGCCGGCTCTCTGATTGATGACCCTCGGATCAAGGGGATCGCCCTGACCGGCTCAGAACGGGCGGGTGAGGCATTGGCAGCCAGAGCGGGTAAGAATCTAAAGAAGTCCACCATGGAACTTGGCGGTAGCGATGCGTTCATCGTACTCGATGATGCGGATCTCGAGCATACCGTGGAGATGGCGATTCTCGGCCGCTTCGGCAATAACGGCCAAACCTGCATCGGAGCGAAACGGTTCATCGTCGTTGAGTCGATGCTTGATAAGTTCCTGCCTCGTTTCGTCGAGGCGGCAAAGGCGCTGAAGCTCGGCGATCCACTCGACGAAAACGTAACGCTGGGCCCGCTGTCTTCCGATTCGGCGCTGCAGCTCATCCTCCGTCAAATCAATGAAGCTACGAGCCATGGGGCAACGATCTTGCTCGGCGGTAATCGCGCCGGGAATGTGGGTGCCTTCCTTGAACCTACAGTCTTGACGGACCTGAGCCCGGATAACCCTGCTTACAAACAGGAGTTCTTCGGGCCGGTAGCCCTGATCTTTCCCGTCAAGGACGAGGATGAAGCAATCGCGGTTGCCAACGACTCTCCTTTCGGATTGGGTGGTTCGGTCTACACCACCGACATTGAAAGAGGTAAGCGTGTCGCAAGCAGGATCGAGACCGGCATGGTGTTCATCAACTATCCCGATGTCAGTTGGCCTGATCTCCCTTTCGGAGGAATCAAGAGATCGGGCTACGGTAAGGAACTGTCCAATCTCGGGCTTGAAGAGTTTGTGAACAAGAAACTCGTCCTGGTTCCTTCAGTTCCAACGGGAGCCCATTAG
- a CDS encoding RNA polymerase sigma factor — protein sequence MIAYQPSNNLVKNGNECGKEDSDCLLVERAQDGDVHAFERLVLRYQQRVFRIILSITREREDTEDLVQETLLRAQRGLYEFRRQSKFSTWLTRIAVNQALGYLRKKRQHHNISLDNCADGEGGYMTLDIQEWRPNPEQSCAQTEAKLNVRAKIAMLPDGLRSALILKHFYGHSLEYVAEKLGITIPAAKSRILRARQRLRSQLGKQPSFVAREPSIKLIKCTIDS from the coding sequence ATGATCGCTTATCAACCAAGCAATAATCTAGTTAAGAATGGCAATGAATGCGGCAAAGAAGACTCTGACTGTCTTCTCGTCGAACGCGCACAAGACGGCGACGTCCACGCATTCGAACGCCTCGTGCTCCGCTATCAGCAGAGGGTATTCCGCATTATTCTCAGTATCACGAGAGAGCGTGAAGACACCGAAGATCTAGTTCAAGAAACACTGTTACGGGCCCAGCGTGGGCTGTACGAATTTCGCAGGCAGTCTAAATTCAGCACATGGCTTACCCGGATCGCGGTTAACCAAGCTTTGGGATATCTACGGAAGAAGCGCCAGCACCATAACATTTCGCTCGACAATTGTGCCGATGGCGAGGGAGGTTACATGACGCTCGATATTCAGGAGTGGCGGCCAAATCCGGAGCAAAGTTGCGCTCAGACTGAGGCAAAACTGAACGTACGAGCGAAAATAGCGATGCTACCCGATGGATTGAGATCCGCCCTGATCTTGAAACATTTTTACGGGCACTCACTAGAGTACGTTGCAGAGAAGCTCGGAATAACTATTCCGGCGGCGAAGAGCAGAATACTGCGAGCCCGGCAGCGGCTTCGTAGTCAACTGGGAAAGCAACCTTCCTTCGTCGCCCGAGAACCCTCTATCAAATTGATCAAATGCACGATAGATTCATAG
- a CDS encoding response regulator transcription factor encodes MELVNEMVYIVDDDASVGEALSSLLRANGRRVQIFTSGQEFLTFERQDTAACLILDLRMPGLNGLQVQKSISAKLAIPVIFITGRGDIPSSVTAMKEGAIDFLTKPVDEMALLNCVERAIDLDRSHRRKALEDAALLARYQSLTPRERQVLPLLVRGMLNKQAAGELGITEYTVQIHRAHIMRKMEADSFATLVKLASKLNLE; translated from the coding sequence ATGGAACTGGTGAATGAGATGGTGTATATCGTCGATGACGACGCCAGCGTCGGAGAAGCTTTGTCCTCGCTCTTACGAGCGAACGGCAGGCGAGTGCAAATATTCACCTCGGGGCAGGAGTTCCTCACCTTCGAGCGCCAGGACACTGCCGCTTGCCTCATCCTTGACTTGCGGATGCCGGGATTAAATGGCTTGCAGGTTCAGAAGTCGATCTCGGCCAAGCTAGCCATTCCCGTCATCTTCATTACAGGACGAGGGGATATCCCGTCGTCCGTCACTGCGATGAAAGAGGGTGCAATTGACTTTTTGACAAAACCCGTCGATGAGATGGCATTACTGAACTGCGTTGAGCGAGCCATCGACCTTGATAGGAGTCATCGCAGGAAGGCGCTCGAAGACGCAGCACTGCTGGCTCGATACCAATCCTTAACGCCAAGGGAGCGGCAGGTACTACCTCTATTGGTAAGGGGCATGTTGAACAAGCAAGCAGCCGGGGAGTTGGGTATCACAGAATATACTGTGCAGATACACCGTGCCCATATTATGCGCAAGATGGAAGCCGATTCTTTCGCTACTTTGGTTAAACTAGCAAGCAAGCTAAATCTCGAGTAG
- a CDS encoding PAS domain-containing protein, whose translation MAKSEHISLEDPSLSLRQIIDTSPALLHTARLDGYLDFLNQTWLNFTGEPLEELLGWGWTSCIHPEDVEAFLQSMRESLPRGEPFQQTSRMRTADGVYRWMLHLKVPVFDRVGNLIKWSGSSIDVDDRKRAEEQLLKTAQESHVTDHEVLTQELRRREAHLAEAQCLGHIGSWVFEPTGAFEYWSDELFRIYGLDPKRDAPTLDEYLACVHPHDREFMASLIKGMITESSGCDVTKRIVLPNGEIRHIRCVGAPVLENGRLKRIVGNAIDVTEHELLTRELRRREAYLAEAQRLSHTGSFGWNPNTGDIVWSDETYRIFEYDCARKPILDMVVQRAHPQDRGLVQQVIDRASQTGIDFEHEYRLLLDDGRVKHVYAIARAFQDASGNREFIGAVTDITERRAAEEKIRYNEKELRTLINVMPAFVGIAAPDGSIEFISQGFLDYTGFSREQGIGWGWEAAVHPEDRDRVVANWRAGLAAGAPIEHELRCRQTDATYHWFLCRTHPLHDDAGNVAKWYVTLMNIDALKETESNLQAREHQLLGIIETIPSMVWSMSPAGEVNYVNPRVLEYCGATLEELTNRGWLGFIHPDDREETAKAFVRAITSGELHSIIHRVRRADGEYRWFHSMSEPLRDPQGKIIQWYGINVDIDERKRAEETLRKSERELRTLIDILPAYIETSLPDGTVDFLSQSWLDYSGQTREEVTGWDWARTIHPDDVDRVVANWQAGVASGEPVEQELRCRRADGVYHWFLNRSLPLRDDEGKIVKWYGILFDISSLKETEHALQMREHELVGIIETIPSMLWSTSPDGEVTHINQRVLEYYGAGSLEEFANRGWKRFIHPDDQEATAQAFFRALETGESYNAINRVRRADGEYRWHQMMAEPLRDPDGRIIQWYGLSVDIDERKRAEDYLRDTRIKLNAASKIATVAELSASIAHELNQPLMAVLGNAQAAKRWLAANPPDLTETNASIERILRDIRLADETMQHIRALFKRESVEKSDENVLDIIREALRFVHEDPNKREVRIDWSIEGDLPPICVDRIQIQQVFINLISNAIEATEGSTNTARILLRAFVAQEHEVIIQVVDNGTGLEDIEKIFDAFMTTKEKGMGIGLAVSRSIVDAHGGRLWAENNSDGGATFNVALPMSSKR comes from the coding sequence ATGGCGAAAAGCGAACACATTTCGCTGGAGGATCCTAGCCTAAGTCTTCGGCAGATTATTGACACGTCGCCTGCGCTGCTCCATACAGCTCGACTGGATGGCTACCTCGATTTCCTTAATCAGACCTGGCTCAACTTCACCGGCGAGCCGCTGGAGGAATTGCTTGGTTGGGGCTGGACTTCCTGTATTCATCCTGAAGATGTCGAAGCTTTTTTGCAGAGCATGCGTGAATCCCTTCCCAGGGGAGAGCCCTTCCAGCAAACATCACGAATGCGAACAGCCGATGGCGTCTATCGGTGGATGTTACATCTCAAAGTTCCGGTGTTTGATAGGGTTGGAAACCTTATTAAGTGGAGCGGTTCGAGCATCGACGTTGATGACCGAAAGAGAGCAGAGGAACAACTCCTAAAGACCGCCCAGGAGTCGCACGTTACCGACCATGAAGTTTTGACTCAAGAACTTAGACGCCGCGAAGCTCATCTCGCGGAAGCACAATGCCTCGGTCATATTGGCAGTTGGGTCTTCGAACCTACAGGCGCCTTTGAGTACTGGTCTGATGAACTTTTTCGCATCTATGGCCTTGATCCAAAGAGAGACGCCCCTACACTCGACGAATACCTAGCATGTGTTCATCCGCACGATCGTGAGTTCATGGCATCGCTAATCAAGGGGATGATCACAGAGTCTTCAGGATGTGATGTCACCAAACGCATTGTGCTACCGAATGGCGAAATCCGGCACATCCGATGCGTTGGAGCTCCGGTCTTAGAGAACGGGAGACTGAAGAGGATCGTAGGCAATGCCATCGATGTCACGGAACACGAGCTTCTCACTCGGGAACTCCGACGGCGAGAAGCCTACCTGGCTGAAGCCCAAAGACTTAGTCACACTGGCAGCTTCGGGTGGAACCCTAATACGGGAGATATTGTCTGGTCAGACGAAACCTATCGCATCTTCGAGTACGATTGTGCCAGGAAGCCGATCTTGGACATGGTGGTGCAGCGTGCCCATCCTCAGGATCGGGGCCTTGTACAGCAGGTCATCGATCGTGCATCCCAGACCGGCATCGACTTCGAACATGAGTATCGTCTGCTGTTGGATGACGGGCGAGTCAAGCACGTCTACGCGATAGCTCGAGCTTTTCAGGATGCATCCGGCAATCGCGAGTTTATCGGAGCCGTCACCGACATCACCGAGCGCAGAGCAGCGGAAGAGAAGATCCGGTACAACGAGAAGGAGCTTCGGACCCTCATTAATGTAATGCCCGCCTTTGTGGGGATTGCTGCGCCTGACGGATCAATCGAATTCATCAGCCAGGGTTTTCTGGACTACACAGGGTTCTCCAGAGAACAAGGAATCGGTTGGGGGTGGGAGGCCGCAGTACATCCCGAAGACCGTGATCGAGTGGTGGCCAATTGGCGGGCTGGACTGGCAGCTGGAGCGCCCATTGAACATGAACTTCGTTGCCGGCAAACAGATGCAACCTATCACTGGTTCCTGTGTCGCACTCACCCCCTCCATGACGACGCAGGAAACGTTGCTAAGTGGTACGTCACTCTAATGAATATCGATGCCTTGAAAGAGACAGAAAGCAATCTCCAAGCGAGAGAGCATCAGCTGCTTGGCATTATCGAAACCATTCCTTCAATGGTCTGGTCAATGTCGCCGGCCGGTGAAGTCAATTATGTGAATCCAAGGGTCCTTGAATACTGTGGGGCTACGCTCGAAGAACTCACGAATCGCGGGTGGCTTGGCTTCATTCATCCCGATGATCGAGAGGAGACTGCAAAAGCATTTGTTCGAGCAATCACCTCTGGAGAGTTACACAGCATAATTCACCGCGTTCGGCGCGCTGATGGAGAGTACCGATGGTTTCACTCGATGAGCGAACCCCTGCGTGATCCTCAGGGGAAGATCATCCAGTGGTATGGCATCAACGTCGACATCGATGAGCGGAAGCGGGCAGAGGAAACACTCCGAAAGAGCGAGAGAGAGCTTCGGACCCTCATTGATATATTGCCCGCCTATATCGAAACCTCCTTGCCCGACGGAACGGTCGATTTTCTGAGCCAAAGCTGGTTGGACTATTCTGGCCAGACCAGAGAAGAGGTGACGGGGTGGGACTGGGCGCGTACGATTCATCCGGACGACGTCGATCGAGTAGTGGCAAACTGGCAGGCCGGAGTGGCTTCGGGAGAGCCTGTTGAGCAAGAGCTACGTTGTCGTCGCGCCGACGGAGTCTACCACTGGTTCCTGAACCGTAGCCTTCCCCTTCGTGATGATGAAGGGAAGATCGTTAAATGGTACGGGATTCTCTTCGATATAAGCTCGTTAAAGGAGACTGAGCACGCTCTTCAGATGAGAGAACATGAACTTGTTGGCATTATCGAAACAATTCCCTCAATGCTTTGGTCAACCTCACCGGACGGTGAAGTCACGCATATTAATCAAAGAGTCCTAGAATATTACGGGGCAGGTTCTTTAGAAGAATTCGCTAATCGCGGATGGAAGAGATTCATTCATCCGGATGACCAAGAGGCGACCGCGCAGGCATTCTTTCGGGCCCTCGAAACGGGAGAGTCATACAACGCCATAAATCGCGTGCGACGTGCAGATGGAGAGTACCGATGGCATCAAATGATGGCCGAGCCTTTGCGTGATCCTGACGGCAGGATCATTCAGTGGTATGGCCTCTCGGTTGACATCGATGAGCGAAAACGAGCAGAAGACTATCTTCGGGATACGCGCATCAAGCTCAATGCAGCATCGAAAATCGCAACCGTAGCTGAGCTCTCAGCATCGATCGCTCATGAACTCAATCAGCCACTTATGGCGGTGCTCGGAAATGCTCAGGCCGCCAAGCGTTGGTTGGCAGCCAATCCGCCCGATCTAACCGAAACAAACGCCTCGATTGAGCGAATATTGAGAGATATTCGCTTAGCTGATGAGACCATGCAGCACATTCGCGCTCTTTTCAAACGGGAGTCTGTTGAAAAGAGTGACGAGAATGTCCTCGACATCATTCGAGAGGCCTTACGCTTTGTCCATGAAGATCCCAACAAGCGCGAGGTTCGAATTGATTGGTCCATCGAAGGTGACCTGCCGCCAATTTGTGTCGACCGTATTCAAATCCAGCAGGTATTTATCAACCTAATTTCGAATGCGATTGAGGCGACCGAAGGGAGTACAAATACAGCCAGGATTCTGCTGAGAGCCTTTGTTGCGCAGGAGCATGAGGTCATTATCCAGGTCGTCGATAATGGCACAGGACTTGAAGATATCGAAAAGATATTCGATGCCTTTATGACAACGAAGGAAAAGGGTATGGGCATTGGCCTGGCCGTCTCGAGATCTATCGTTGACGCCCACGGTGGGCGACTCTGGGCGGAGAACAACTCTGATGGCGGCGCAACCTTTAATGTCGCCTTGCCTATGTCGTCAAAACGTTAG